The following proteins are encoded in a genomic region of Drosophila willistoni isolate 14030-0811.24 chromosome 2L unlocalized genomic scaffold, UCI_dwil_1.1 Seg196, whole genome shotgun sequence:
- the LOC6640397 gene encoding F-box/LRR-repeat protein 20 isoform X2, whose product MTNSTNSNSGRHNQRFDQTFLGQTELDDELIKQLPKEVLLRVFSYLDVVSLCRCAQVCKYWNVLALDGSSWQKINLFDFQRDIEGPVIENISQRCGGFLKSLSLRGCQSVGDQSIRTLANHCHNIEHLDLSECKKITDISTQSISRYCTKLTAINLESCSNITDNSLKYISDGCSNLLEINVSWCHLISENGVEALARGCIKLRKFSSKGCKQINDNAITCLAKYCPDLMVLNLHSCETITDSSIRQLASNCPKLQKICVSKCVDLTDLSLMALSQHNQLLNTLEVSGCRNFTDIGFQALGRNCKYLERMDLEECSQITDLTLAHLATGCPSLEKLTLSHCELITDDGIRHLTTGSCAAEILSVLELDNCPLITDRTLEHLVSCHNLQRIELFDCQLISRAAIRKLKNHLPNIKVHAYFAPVTPPAVTTGNRPRYCRCCEIL is encoded by the exons ATGACCAACTCAACCAACTCAAATTCGGGACGCCATAATCAACGATTTGAT CAAACATTCCTAGGACAAACTGAATTGGACGATGAGCTAATTAAACAACTGCCAAAGGAGGTTCTATTGCGTGTTTTCTCCTATTTGGATGTTGTCTCGCTATGTCGTTGTGCTCAG GTGTGCAAATATTGGAATGTTCTGGCCCTGGACGGTTCCAGTTGGcagaaaatcaatttattcGATTTTCAACGTGATATTGAg GGTCCAGTGATTGAGAATATATCGCAAAGATGTGGCGGTTTTCTCAAATCACTATCGCTGCGTGGTTGTCAGTCGGTGGGAGATCAGTCCATAAG AACTCTAGCGAATCACTGCCACAATATCGAACATTTGGACCTATCggaatgcaaaaaaataacagaTATATCAACACAATCCATTAGCAGATATTGCACCAAATTAACGGCCATTAATTTAGAGTCATGCTCTAATATAACAGATAATAGCTTAAAATATATATCGGATGGTTGTTCG AACCTTTTGGAAATCAATGTGTCCTGGTGTCATTTGATATCCGAGAATGGTGTCGAAGCATTGGCCCGCGGTTGCATCAAACTCCGCAAGTTTAGTAGTAAAGGTTGTAAACAGATTAACGACAATGCCATAACGTGCCTGGCCAAATACTGTCCCGATTTAATGGTGCTAAATTTACACAGCTGTGAG ACCATAACCGACTCATCAATACGCCAATTGGCCTCAAATTGTCCCAAATTGCAAAAGATTTGCGTTTCGAAATGTGTGGATCTCACTGATCTCTCGCTGATGGCTCTTTCGCAACATAATCAGCTATTAAATACTTTAGAAGTATCCGGTTGTCGCAATTTCACAGATATTGGCTTTCAAGCGCTGGGACGCAATTGCAAATATCTAGAGCGTATGGATTTAGAAGAATGCAGCCAGATAACTGATCTAACATTGGCCCATCTGGCCACTGGCTGTCCCAGTTTAGAGAAATTG ACCTTATCACATTGCGAACTGATAACTGATGATGGTATACGACATCTAACAACTGGCAGTTGTGCAGCGGAAATCCTGTCTGTGCTCGAACTGGATAATTGTCCACTGATAACCGATCGCACATTGGAGCATTTAGTTTCATGTCACAATTTACAGCGCATCGAATTATTTGACTGTCAGTTAATATCACGTGCCGCCATACGTAAGCTGAAG aATCATTTACCAAATATTAAGGTGCATGCATATTTTGCACCAGTAACACCGCCCGCTGTTACCACCGGTAATCGACCACGGTATTGTCGATGCTGTGAGATTCTTTGA
- the LOC6640404 gene encoding glycine-rich cell wall structural protein isoform X1 has translation MAEITYKVSLLMTLMLLLWGTDAAKLDNRQYLPPPASAASAGGSPGAGLQGPGGGGNNGLGGINNGLGGFPGAGGPGRPIGPAPPRGGPSGPAPAPAQSGPVIPILSFVNENDGDGNYRFSYETGNGIKAQEEGTIKNKGSESEIPSVMGSYSYTNPEGELVEISYTADENGFVPSGAALPTPPPIPDEIAKSLAAQGIQILPGGGYSGGPGSGGGSGYGGGAGSGFGGGGGRGGAPGGGAGYGGGAGGGPGRGGAPGGGAGYGGGGAGGPGRGGAPGGGGGYGGGGGSGFGGGSGQGGAPGGGYGGGPGGAPGRGGAPGAGGAGGGPGRGGAPGGGGGFGGGGGSGFGGGSGHGGAPGGGAGYGGGAGGGPGRGGAPGGGGAGGGPGRGGAPGGGGGFGGGGGSGGGAGYGGGAGGGPGRGGAPGGGGAGGGPGRGGAPGGGGGFGGGGGSGGGAGYGGGAGGGPGRGGAPGGGGAGGGPGRGGAPGGGGGFGGGGGSGFGGGSGQGGAPGGGYGGGPGRGGAPGGGAGYGGGTGGGPGRGGAPGGGSGFGGGAGSGFGGGAGRGGGPGGGGTGSQYIPPPPGGPQGRGNGEFNPETGYSY, from the exons ATGGCAGAGATTACCTATAAAGTG TCTCTGCTGATGACGCTGATGCTATTGCTTTGGGGTACAGATGCAGCTAAATTGGATAATAGACAGTATCTACCACCGCCAGCAAGTGCTGCTAGTGCGGGTGGAAGCCCTGGTGCGGGGCTCCAGGGACCGGGAGGCGGTGGGAATAATGGTTTAGGTGGAATCAACAATGGCTTGGGTGGTTTCCCTGGCGCTGGTGGGCCAGGTAGGCCAATTGGACCAGCTCCACCGCGTGGAGGGCCCTCGGGACCGGCCCCAGCCCCAGCTCAGTCTGGCCCGGTTATTCCCATTTTGTCGTTTGTGAATGAAAACGATGGTGACGGCAATTATCGCTTCAGCTATGAGACGGGCAATGGCATCAAAGCCCAGGAAGAGGGCACCATTAAGAATAAGGGATCAGAGAGTGAAATTCCTTCGGTAATGGGTTCATATTCGTATACAAATCCTGAGGGAGAGCTGGTCGAGATTTCGTATACGGCTGATGAAAATGGTTTCGTCCCTTCTGGAGCTGCCTTGCCAACTCCCCCGCCCATTCCAGATGAAATCGCCAAGTCATTAGCTGCCCAAGGTATTCAAATATTGCCTGGTGGCGGTTATAGTGGAGGTCCTGGCTCTGGAG GGGGTTCTGGATATGGAGGTGGCGCTGGATCAGGTTTCGGAGGCGGCGGCGGCCGTGGAGGAGCTCCAGGTGGCGGCGCTGGTTATGGAGGTGGAGCAGGCGGTGGACCAGGCCGTGGGGGAGCACCTGGAGGCGGCGCTGGCTATGGGGGTGGAGGAGCTGGTGGACCCGGTCGTGGAGGAGCCCCAGGAGGCGGCGGTGGCTACGGAGGTGGTGGTGGATCAGGTTTCGGAGGAGGTTCCGGCCAAGGAGGCGCACCGGGCGGCGGGTATGGAGGTGGACCAGGTGGTGCACCAGGCCGTGGAGGAGCGCCAGGAGCAGGTGGAGCAGGCGGTGGACCTGGACGTGGAGGAGCACCAGGTGGCGGCGGTGGCTTCGGAGGTGGTGGTGGATCAGGTTTCGGAGGAGGCTCAGGTCATGGAGGAGCTCCAGGAGGCGGAGCTGGTTATGGAGGTGGAGCAGGCGGTGGACCGGGCCGTGGAGGAGCGCCAGGAGGAGGTGGAGCAGGTGGCGGACCCGGTCGTGGAGGAGCCCCAGGAGGCGGCGGTGGCTTCGGAGGTGGTGGTGGATCAGGCGGCGGCGCTGGTTATGGAGGTGGAGCCGGCGGTGGACCGGGCCGTGGAGGAGCGCCAGGAGGGGGAGGAGCAGGCGGTGGACCCGGTCGTGGAGGAGCCCCAGGAGGCGGCGGTGGCTTCGGAGGTGGTGGTGGATCAGGCGGCGGCGCTGGTTATGGAGGTGGAGCAGGCGGTGGACCGGGCCGTGGAGGAGCgccaggaggaggaggagcaggcGGTGGACCCGGCCGTGGAGGAGCACCAGGGGGCGGCGGTGGCTTCGGAGGTGGTGGTGGATCAGGTTTCGGAGGAGGCTCCGGCCAAGGAGGCGCACCGGGCGGCGGCTATGGTGGTGGACCCGGCCGTGGAGGAGCGCCTGGAGGCGGCGCCGGTTATGGTGGTGGAACAGGTGGTGGACCCGGCCGTGGAGGTGCCCCGGGGGGCGGCTCTGGTTTTGGTGGTGGCGCGGGATCAGGATTCGGAGGAGGTGCTGGCCGCGGTGGAGGTCCGGGAGGCGGCGGTACTGGCTCTCAATACATTCCCCCACCGCCGGGTGGTCCCCAAGGTCGTGGCAATGGCGAGTTTAATCCCGAGACTGGCTACAGCTATTAA
- the LOC6640397 gene encoding F-box/LRR-repeat protein 20 isoform X3 produces the protein MQTFLGQTELDDELIKQLPKEVLLRVFSYLDVVSLCRCAQVCKYWNVLALDGSSWQKINLFDFQRDIEGPVIENISQRCGGFLKSLSLRGCQSVGDQSIRTLANHCHNIEHLDLSECKKITDISTQSISRYCTKLTAINLESCSNITDNSLKYISDGCSNLLEINVSWCHLISENGVEALARGCIKLRKFSSKGCKQINDNAITCLAKYCPDLMVLNLHSCETITDSSIRQLASNCPKLQKICVSKCVDLTDLSLMALSQHNQLLNTLEVSGCRNFTDIGFQALGRNCKYLERMDLEECSQITDLTLAHLATGCPSLEKLTLSHCELITDDGIRHLTTGSCAAEILSVLELDNCPLITDRTLEHLVSCHNLQRIELFDCQLISRAAIRKLKNHLPNIKVHAYFAPVTPPAVTTGNRPRYCRCCEIL, from the exons atg CAAACATTCCTAGGACAAACTGAATTGGACGATGAGCTAATTAAACAACTGCCAAAGGAGGTTCTATTGCGTGTTTTCTCCTATTTGGATGTTGTCTCGCTATGTCGTTGTGCTCAG GTGTGCAAATATTGGAATGTTCTGGCCCTGGACGGTTCCAGTTGGcagaaaatcaatttattcGATTTTCAACGTGATATTGAg GGTCCAGTGATTGAGAATATATCGCAAAGATGTGGCGGTTTTCTCAAATCACTATCGCTGCGTGGTTGTCAGTCGGTGGGAGATCAGTCCATAAG AACTCTAGCGAATCACTGCCACAATATCGAACATTTGGACCTATCggaatgcaaaaaaataacagaTATATCAACACAATCCATTAGCAGATATTGCACCAAATTAACGGCCATTAATTTAGAGTCATGCTCTAATATAACAGATAATAGCTTAAAATATATATCGGATGGTTGTTCG AACCTTTTGGAAATCAATGTGTCCTGGTGTCATTTGATATCCGAGAATGGTGTCGAAGCATTGGCCCGCGGTTGCATCAAACTCCGCAAGTTTAGTAGTAAAGGTTGTAAACAGATTAACGACAATGCCATAACGTGCCTGGCCAAATACTGTCCCGATTTAATGGTGCTAAATTTACACAGCTGTGAG ACCATAACCGACTCATCAATACGCCAATTGGCCTCAAATTGTCCCAAATTGCAAAAGATTTGCGTTTCGAAATGTGTGGATCTCACTGATCTCTCGCTGATGGCTCTTTCGCAACATAATCAGCTATTAAATACTTTAGAAGTATCCGGTTGTCGCAATTTCACAGATATTGGCTTTCAAGCGCTGGGACGCAATTGCAAATATCTAGAGCGTATGGATTTAGAAGAATGCAGCCAGATAACTGATCTAACATTGGCCCATCTGGCCACTGGCTGTCCCAGTTTAGAGAAATTG ACCTTATCACATTGCGAACTGATAACTGATGATGGTATACGACATCTAACAACTGGCAGTTGTGCAGCGGAAATCCTGTCTGTGCTCGAACTGGATAATTGTCCACTGATAACCGATCGCACATTGGAGCATTTAGTTTCATGTCACAATTTACAGCGCATCGAATTATTTGACTGTCAGTTAATATCACGTGCCGCCATACGTAAGCTGAAG aATCATTTACCAAATATTAAGGTGCATGCATATTTTGCACCAGTAACACCGCCCGCTGTTACCACCGGTAATCGACCACGGTATTGTCGATGCTGTGAGATTCTTTGA
- the LOC6640597 gene encoding trafficking protein particle complex subunit 2-like protein → MAFCIAVIGKDNAPLYLATSDMEQELQLQYHVHAALDVVEEKCLLGKGAPESKELYLGLLYSTENHKIYGFVTNSRVKFIVVIDSTNVALRENEVRAIFRNLQVLYTDAVCNPFYIPGESLTSKKFDRSVQKLMNGNA, encoded by the exons ATGGCTTTTTGTATTGCGGTAATAGGAAAAGAT aaTGCTCCCCTTTATCTGGCCACCTCTGATATGGAGCAGGAGCTTCAACTGCAGTACCATGTCCACGCCGCCTTAGATGTCGTTGAAGAAAAGTGTTTACTTGGCAAAGGAGCACCAGAATCAAAAGAACTCTATTTGGGTCTTCTCTACTCTACAGAAAATCATAAAAT TTATGGCTTTGTGACCAATTCCCGAGTGAAATTTATTGTGGTCATTGATTCAACCAATGTGGCATTGAGAGAGAACGAAGTTAGGGCT atCTTTCGTAATCTACAAGTGCTTTATACAGATGCTGTTTGTAATCCTTTCTATATACCTGGAGAATCATTAACATCCAA GAAATTTGATCGTTCAGtacaaaaattaatgaatgGCAATGCTTAG
- the LOC6640397 gene encoding F-box/LRR-repeat protein 20 isoform X1, with protein MFARNASSAATTSSSNSSGGSSTNTVSRGSGGEDVVNGSSSLSVAAAATASSSSTAGSIELLCPPSGSSSNISVSVESNNNNHNNNNNSNSNNNNHNLSLQQLNSNSNNNQNNNHTNLITGICHSIWRTATFGSATPILAPPHPTPATTSASPPAATMATLASSSSASTASSSDSSSSITPELNATATIVDHHQDHHQQNQDHQDLNEPQTFLGQTELDDELIKQLPKEVLLRVFSYLDVVSLCRCAQVCKYWNVLALDGSSWQKINLFDFQRDIEGPVIENISQRCGGFLKSLSLRGCQSVGDQSIRTLANHCHNIEHLDLSECKKITDISTQSISRYCTKLTAINLESCSNITDNSLKYISDGCSNLLEINVSWCHLISENGVEALARGCIKLRKFSSKGCKQINDNAITCLAKYCPDLMVLNLHSCETITDSSIRQLASNCPKLQKICVSKCVDLTDLSLMALSQHNQLLNTLEVSGCRNFTDIGFQALGRNCKYLERMDLEECSQITDLTLAHLATGCPSLEKLTLSHCELITDDGIRHLTTGSCAAEILSVLELDNCPLITDRTLEHLVSCHNLQRIELFDCQLISRAAIRKLKNHLPNIKVHAYFAPVTPPAVTTGNRPRYCRCCEIL; from the exons ATGTTTGCGCGTAACGCTAGCAGCGCAgccaccaccagcagcagcaacagcagcggcggcagcagcactAACACTGTCAGCAGAGGAAGCGGTGGAGAAGATGTCGTCAATGGCAGCAGCAGTCTATcggtggcagcagcagcaacagcttcATCTTCATCAACAGCGGGCAGCATTGAGCTACTCTGCCCGCccagtggcagcagcagcaacatcagtgTCAGTGTCGagtccaacaacaacaaccacaacaacaataacaacagcaatagcaacaacaacaatcataATCTGAGCTTACAACAACtgaacagcaacagcaacaacaaccaaaacaaCAATCACACAAATCTAATCACTGGCATTTGTCATAGTATTTGGCGTACAGCAACATTTGGTAGTGCAACCCCCATACTAGCTCCTCCTCATCCTACTCCTGCAACTACTTCTGCATCGCCTCCAGCAGCCACAATGGCGACCTTGGCCTCCTCATCCTCCGCCTCAACGGCATCCAGCAGTGACAGTTCCTCATCCATAACGCCCGAATTAAATGCCACCGCTACCATAGTGGATCATCATCAGGATCACCATCAGCAAAATCAGGATCATCAGGATTTGAATGAACCt CAAACATTCCTAGGACAAACTGAATTGGACGATGAGCTAATTAAACAACTGCCAAAGGAGGTTCTATTGCGTGTTTTCTCCTATTTGGATGTTGTCTCGCTATGTCGTTGTGCTCAG GTGTGCAAATATTGGAATGTTCTGGCCCTGGACGGTTCCAGTTGGcagaaaatcaatttattcGATTTTCAACGTGATATTGAg GGTCCAGTGATTGAGAATATATCGCAAAGATGTGGCGGTTTTCTCAAATCACTATCGCTGCGTGGTTGTCAGTCGGTGGGAGATCAGTCCATAAG AACTCTAGCGAATCACTGCCACAATATCGAACATTTGGACCTATCggaatgcaaaaaaataacagaTATATCAACACAATCCATTAGCAGATATTGCACCAAATTAACGGCCATTAATTTAGAGTCATGCTCTAATATAACAGATAATAGCTTAAAATATATATCGGATGGTTGTTCG AACCTTTTGGAAATCAATGTGTCCTGGTGTCATTTGATATCCGAGAATGGTGTCGAAGCATTGGCCCGCGGTTGCATCAAACTCCGCAAGTTTAGTAGTAAAGGTTGTAAACAGATTAACGACAATGCCATAACGTGCCTGGCCAAATACTGTCCCGATTTAATGGTGCTAAATTTACACAGCTGTGAG ACCATAACCGACTCATCAATACGCCAATTGGCCTCAAATTGTCCCAAATTGCAAAAGATTTGCGTTTCGAAATGTGTGGATCTCACTGATCTCTCGCTGATGGCTCTTTCGCAACATAATCAGCTATTAAATACTTTAGAAGTATCCGGTTGTCGCAATTTCACAGATATTGGCTTTCAAGCGCTGGGACGCAATTGCAAATATCTAGAGCGTATGGATTTAGAAGAATGCAGCCAGATAACTGATCTAACATTGGCCCATCTGGCCACTGGCTGTCCCAGTTTAGAGAAATTG ACCTTATCACATTGCGAACTGATAACTGATGATGGTATACGACATCTAACAACTGGCAGTTGTGCAGCGGAAATCCTGTCTGTGCTCGAACTGGATAATTGTCCACTGATAACCGATCGCACATTGGAGCATTTAGTTTCATGTCACAATTTACAGCGCATCGAATTATTTGACTGTCAGTTAATATCACGTGCCGCCATACGTAAGCTGAAG aATCATTTACCAAATATTAAGGTGCATGCATATTTTGCACCAGTAACACCGCCCGCTGTTACCACCGGTAATCGACCACGGTATTGTCGATGCTGTGAGATTCTTTGA
- the LOC6640374 gene encoding troponin C produces the protein MDNIDEDLTPEQIAVLQKAFNSFDHQKTGSIPTEMVADILRLMGQPFDKKILEELIDEVDEDKSGRLEFEEFVQLAAKFIVEEDDEAMQKELREAFRLYDKQGNGYIPTSCLREILRELDDQLTNEELDIMIEEIDSDGSGTVDFDEFMEMMTGE, from the exons ATGGATAACATT GATGAAGATCTGACCCCCGAGCAGATTGCTGTGCTCCAGAAGGCCTTCAACAGTTTTGATCACCAAAAAACTGGCAGCATTCCCACCGAAATGGTTGCTGATATCCTCCGTTTGATGGGTCAGCCCTTCGATAAGAAAATCTTGGAGGAACTTATCGATGAGGTCGATGAGGACA AATCTGGTCGTTTGGAATTCGAGGAGTTTGTTCAATTGGCTGCCAAATTCATTGTTGAGGAGGATGATGAAGCCATGCAAAAGGAATTGCGTGAAGCTTTCCGTTTGTACGATAAACAGGGCAATGGTTATATTCCCACCTCGTGTCTGCGTGAAATTCTTCGTGAATTGGATGATCAATTGACCAATGAGGAATTGGATATCATGATTGAGGAAATCGATTCTGATGGTTCCGGTACCGTGGACTTTGATG aATTCATGGAGATGATGACTGGCGAATAA
- the LOC6640404 gene encoding glycine-rich cell wall structural protein isoform X2, whose amino-acid sequence MAEITYKVSLLMTLMLLLWGTDAAKLDNRQYLPPPASAASAGGSPGAGLQGPGGGGNNGLGGINNGLGGFPGAGGPGRPIGPAPPRGGPSGPAPAPAQSGPVIPILSFVNENDGDGNYRFSYETGNGIKAQEEGTIKNKGSESEIPSVMGSYSYTNPEGELVEISYTADENGFVPSGAALPTPPPIPDEIAKSLAAQGIQILPGGGYSGGPGSGGGSGYGGGAGSGFGGGGGRGGAPGGGAGYGGGAGGGPGRGGAPGGGAGYGGGGAGGPGRGGAPGGGGGYGGGGGSGFGGGSGQGGAPGGGYGGGPGGAPGRGGAPGAGGAGGGPGRGGAPGGGGGFGGGGGSGFGGGSGHGGAPGGGAGYGGGAGGGPGRGGAPGGGGAGGGPGRGGAPGGGGGFGGGGGSGFGGGSGQGGAPGGGYGGGPGRGGAPGGGAGYGGGTGGGPGRGGAPGGGSGFGGGAGSGFGGGAGRGGGPGGGGTGSQYIPPPPGGPQGRGNGEFNPETGYSY is encoded by the exons ATGGCAGAGATTACCTATAAAGTG TCTCTGCTGATGACGCTGATGCTATTGCTTTGGGGTACAGATGCAGCTAAATTGGATAATAGACAGTATCTACCACCGCCAGCAAGTGCTGCTAGTGCGGGTGGAAGCCCTGGTGCGGGGCTCCAGGGACCGGGAGGCGGTGGGAATAATGGTTTAGGTGGAATCAACAATGGCTTGGGTGGTTTCCCTGGCGCTGGTGGGCCAGGTAGGCCAATTGGACCAGCTCCACCGCGTGGAGGGCCCTCGGGACCGGCCCCAGCCCCAGCTCAGTCTGGCCCGGTTATTCCCATTTTGTCGTTTGTGAATGAAAACGATGGTGACGGCAATTATCGCTTCAGCTATGAGACGGGCAATGGCATCAAAGCCCAGGAAGAGGGCACCATTAAGAATAAGGGATCAGAGAGTGAAATTCCTTCGGTAATGGGTTCATATTCGTATACAAATCCTGAGGGAGAGCTGGTCGAGATTTCGTATACGGCTGATGAAAATGGTTTCGTCCCTTCTGGAGCTGCCTTGCCAACTCCCCCGCCCATTCCAGATGAAATCGCCAAGTCATTAGCTGCCCAAGGTATTCAAATATTGCCTGGTGGCGGTTATAGTGGAGGTCCTGGCTCTGGAG GGGGTTCTGGATATGGAGGTGGCGCTGGATCAGGTTTCGGAGGCGGCGGCGGCCGTGGAGGAGCTCCAGGTGGCGGCGCTGGTTATGGAGGTGGAGCAGGCGGTGGACCAGGCCGTGGGGGAGCACCTGGAGGCGGCGCTGGCTATGGGGGTGGAGGAGCTGGTGGACCCGGTCGTGGAGGAGCCCCAGGAGGCGGCGGTGGCTACGGAGGTGGTGGTGGATCAGGTTTCGGAGGAGGTTCCGGCCAAGGAGGCGCACCGGGCGGCGGGTATGGAGGTGGACCAGGTGGTGCACCAGGCCGTGGAGGAGCGCCAGGAGCAGGTGGAGCAGGCGGTGGACCTGGACGTGGAGGAGCACCAGGTGGCGGCGGTGGCTTCGGAGGTGGTGGTGGATCAGGTTTCGGAGGAGGCTCAGGTCATGGAGGAGCTCCAGGAGGCGGAGCTG GTTATGGAGGTGGAGCAGGCGGTGGACCGGGCCGTGGAGGAGCgccaggaggaggaggagcaggcGGTGGACCCGGCCGTGGAGGAGCACCAGGGGGCGGCGGTGGCTTCGGAGGTGGTGGTGGATCAGGTTTCGGAGGAGGCTCCGGCCAAGGAGGCGCACCGGGCGGCGGCTATGGTGGTGGACCCGGCCGTGGAGGAGCGCCTGGAGGCGGCGCCGGTTATGGTGGTGGAACAGGTGGTGGACCCGGCCGTGGAGGTGCCCCGGGGGGCGGCTCTGGTTTTGGTGGTGGCGCGGGATCAGGATTCGGAGGAGGTGCTGGCCGCGGTGGAGGTCCGGGAGGCGGCGGTACTGGCTCTCAATACATTCCCCCACCGCCGGGTGGTCCCCAAGGTCGTGGCAATGGCGAGTTTAATCCCGAGACTGGCTACAGCTATTAA
- the LOC6640375 gene encoding cuticular protein 47Eg: protein MKIIIALSCLLALAYANENANVLRNDAEVNVDSFKYAWELDNSAKVAQEGVQNGEEWKVNGQHSWTSPEGEAVSIQYLADANGYQVLAANPPLPTPPPVPEAIQRALAYIAAHPPQPEH, encoded by the exons ATGAAAATCATT ATTGCTCTGTCTTGCcttttggctttggcctaTGCCAACGAGAATGCCAACGTCCTTCGCAATGATGCCGAAGTTAATGTCGATAGTTTCAAATATGCATGGGAATTGGATAACAGCGCCAAGGTTGCCCAGGAGGGAGTTCAAAATGGTGAGGAATGGAAGGTAAACGGTCAACATAGCTGGACTTCTCCCGAAGGTGAGGCCGTCTCTATCCAATATCTTGCTGATGCCAATGGTTACCAAGTGCTTGCCGCCAACCCACCATTGCCCACACCACCACCAGTCCCAGAGGCAATCCAAAGAGCTTTGGCATATATCGCTGCCCATCCACCACAACCTGAGCATTAA